One Desulfatiglans sp. genomic window, GCGTAGGTATGGCGCAAATTATGGAAGGTAAATCTTTGTCTCCGGTCGGTGATCCCTTCATTAAATCCAAGTTCATCAATGACTCGCTCAAATGTTTTAGAGATCTGTCGTATTGTATCGCCTGCATTGCTTGTAAAAACCAGATCATTAAAAAAATTGTTTTGCGACTTTATTTTTTCAAACATAGCTTTCACTTCACTGGTCATAAATGCTGGTCTTGATCCGGATTTTGCATCCTTAATATTAATAATCCCCTCTTCCAAATTTAAATCGACCCATTTTAATTTGAATATTTCGCTTGCCCTCATGCCGGTATGTAATGATAAAAGCGATATATGATAAACCTGTGTTGATTTTTCTTTAAGTTTTTCCAAGAGTATGTCGGCCTGTTCATGGGTAAAAAAAGTCGTTCGCTTATTATCATATTTCGGCTTCTTTACTTGCTTTGTTGGTGAATCCCTGTCAGTGAGTCCGTCCCGTTTTGCCTGATTCCAGATCTGCCGGGCAGTGGAGAATACATACTCTATAGAACGAGGTGCCTTCTTTAAATCTGTCATAGCCTTTTTTATCTTTTCAATATGAAGGGGAAATATAT contains:
- a CDS encoding site-specific integrase; protein product: MQREKRETLKKQSEKESVTFSEFYNNSYLPLLGNKAPGSVHAEKILFTKWIKPYIGNMPFKDIFPLHIEKIKKAMTDLKKAPRSIEYVFSTARQIWNQAKRDGLTDRDSPTKQVKKPKYDNKRTTFFTHEQADILLEKLKEKSTQVYHISLLSLHTGMRASEIFKLKWVDLNLEEGIINIKDAKSGSRPAFMTSEVKAMFEKIKSQNNFFNDLVFTSNAGDTIRQISKTFERVIDELGFNEGITDRRQRFTFHNLRHTYASWLVQQGTPLYTVQQLMGHKSIALTERYSHLAPDSLKAAVTAFEKNLRLKKQAKVKIIKLEK